A region from the Nesterenkonia lacusekhoensis genome encodes:
- a CDS encoding ArsR/SmtB family transcription factor, producing the protein MVTHHAAQLDLPDDQVDRIFRALADATRRDIIGRTLTEESSISELAHRYEMSFAAVRKHITVLEEAQLVSTHRSGRERRIRGNPEYLQKAQALLMTYERLWRARTDRLDALLAED; encoded by the coding sequence ATGGTTACACATCACGCCGCTCAGCTGGACCTGCCCGACGATCAGGTCGACCGGATCTTCCGGGCGCTGGCAGATGCCACCCGCAGGGACATCATCGGCCGAACCCTGACCGAGGAGTCCTCGATCTCGGAGCTGGCCCACCGCTACGAGATGTCCTTCGCGGCAGTCCGCAAACACATCACCGTTCTGGAGGAGGCGCAGCTGGTGAGCACCCATCGCAGCGGACGCGAACGGCGCATCCGAGGAAACCCGGAATACCTCCAGAAGGCCCAAGCTCTTCTGATGACCTACGAACGCCTCTGGCGAGCGCGGACCGACCGACTCGATGCGCTGTTGGCAGAGGACTGA